The following coding sequences lie in one Anaerolineae bacterium genomic window:
- a CDS encoding chemotaxis protein CheW, translating to MKTKPDSSGTTQKSKVDWDGLHSRINATQELLANKAVLSKEEKRSILKERARVLALESRDETVKQEFTEIIEFRLASETYGIETAFVRESFQLKDFTPLPGTPPFVLGIINVRGQILSVLNIKNLFDLPGTGLGELNKLIIICNDRMEFGILADEIIGVRNIILSKLQRSPTTLEGLKEEYLKGITNDRLIVLDAEKLLSDKNITVNEEVSIA from the coding sequence ATGAAAACGAAGCCGGATTCATCAGGAACAACGCAGAAGTCCAAGGTAGATTGGGACGGGCTTCATAGTAGAATTAATGCAACGCAAGAACTGCTGGCAAATAAGGCGGTTTTATCTAAGGAAGAAAAGCGTTCAATACTTAAGGAGCGAGCCCGTGTTCTGGCGCTGGAATCCAGGGATGAAACAGTCAAACAAGAGTTTACCGAGATCATCGAGTTTCGTTTAGCATCTGAAACGTATGGAATAGAAACCGCATTTGTTCGCGAATCGTTTCAACTAAAAGATTTTACACCGCTGCCGGGTACACCGCCTTTCGTGCTTGGGATTATTAATGTGCGCGGGCAAATTCTCTCGGTGCTTAATATTAAAAATCTCTTTGATCTACCCGGGACTGGTTTGGGCGAACTCAATAAATTGATCATCATTTGCAACGACCGGATGGAGTTTGGAATTCTGGCAGACGAAATTATTGGTGTGCGAAATATTATCCTTAGTAAACTGCAGCGGTCGCCTACAACACTTGAGGGGCTGAAGGAAGAATATCTTAAAGGCATAACCAATGATCGTTTGATTGTCTTAGATGCGGAGAAATTGTTATCTGATAAAAATATTACCGTTAATGAAGAGGTAAGTATTGCCTGA